The following are encoded in a window of Leptospira selangorensis genomic DNA:
- the ruvA gene encoding Holliday junction branch migration protein RuvA, whose protein sequence is MISGLQGSIRKLEVGSVNLDVHGVTYEIVISFKTYWELKEFQTSAKEVRLHIHHSITERGQKLFGFLQERDKEFFKVMKGLHGIGEMTALKVLSFFSPWELHKIASSGEAKDLEKIPKVRAKTSEKIFFEVKQNLKKLELFLEAGPEDPSIPETSKEKLPSPEDRFKETAVQALVQLGFEDKSALKEVEKILKKQSFTDTGELIREILKNL, encoded by the coding sequence ATGATCTCCGGACTACAAGGTTCCATTCGAAAACTAGAAGTAGGCTCCGTGAACTTAGATGTTCATGGAGTAACTTATGAAATCGTAATTTCATTCAAGACCTATTGGGAACTGAAAGAATTCCAAACTTCCGCCAAAGAAGTTCGACTACATATCCATCATTCCATCACCGAAAGAGGACAAAAACTTTTCGGATTCCTACAAGAAAGAGATAAAGAATTTTTTAAAGTAATGAAGGGCCTACACGGGATCGGAGAAATGACCGCACTCAAAGTGCTCTCCTTCTTCAGTCCTTGGGAATTGCATAAGATCGCCTCTTCCGGAGAAGCAAAGGACTTGGAAAAAATTCCAAAAGTCAGAGCCAAAACTTCTGAAAAAATCTTTTTCGAAGTAAAACAAAATCTCAAAAAACTGGAACTGTTTTTAGAAGCAGGTCCGGAAGATCCTTCAATCCCTGAAACTTCCAAAGAAAAACTTCCTTCCCCTGAAGATCGTTTTAAAGAAACTGCAGTCCAAGCACTTGTTCAGCTCGGTTTCGAAGATAAATCCGCTCTCAAAGAAGTGGAGAAGATCCTAAAAAAACAAAGTTTTACGGATACGGGAGAACTGATCCGAGAGATATTAAAAAATCTTTAA